The Chitinophaga flava genome has a segment encoding these proteins:
- a CDS encoding SusC/RagA family TonB-linked outer membrane protein, with protein MIPAYTRVTVDLHQEPMEEVMKRVLHNTGLTFKTLSDGLIAIIPDTTIVTTDILVNGRVTDITGHPLPGVSIRIAGINKGATTNMEGVFRVKAPSTATLICSFIGYEEQKIGINNRSALDIVLKDDARGLNEIVVVAYGVQTKGSLTGSAVMVNTALFDKAPRSSFQESLQGNVPGLQSMNGSGQPGSVPSIRIRGIGSITAGSTPLYVVDGVPVVTDDLTDFNVNSLAGINSADIASISVLKDAASASIYGSRAANGVILITTKTGRPGSTRIGVNVQQGVNKLTIPKSNYPLNTSEMIELLREGWYNKGDGSGEAGFQKELQARGIDTTINTNWMDLLTRSGSYTQANLSAAGGNEKTKFYVSGGYYDCKSALRGVDYQRMTGKLNLSNNATDKLSFNVNLSLVYQKANAVGDVGLLANPVRSLARMQPWLKVYNADGSYDFSYNTTFNPVAVLDEVTRIGSIYGLLGGVGAKYKLKEDLSLETRISLDLNYARSNSFYPPGFGDGRNTNGRAYVNNNLWNNWVSTSILRYNHRWGYHGLSTFAGFEAQRTGNTGNSASATNFLPGKNELADASKPETISSVNVANSLTGVFLNTGYDYQQKYYVSGSIRRDASSRFGKEKRGANFWSLGVAWNIYKEAFMQDIPGINELKLRASYGSNGNQAIDNYASLSLYNPANDYDGKPGYVLSQYPNPYLTWEQNKPFNAGIDFAILKNRISGTVEYYNRVTSRLLLNVPVSSTNGITTVFRNNGEMRNTGWELSLSTRNIVAHNPQALSWRSDFNISTLKNTITRLDNPMTSTIYKREVGGDFYQFYLVGYAGADPQTGEARWYTNADKTTTTRVFGEAQRFNQGSALPKFYGSLTNYFSYKGFELSFQVYYNWGSKVYDNWGSFTESDGSGGFGATYKMSRRIYENRWQKPGDITDIPKVVFGGTQTGLSNQASSRFLYDGSFIRLRDLMLAYNMPRSWLTRTGLSEARIYLRGNNLWTYVKDAQLTMDPEVPVTGDYDQRPPIFKTFLVGVDVNF; from the coding sequence ATGATACCCGCGTATACACGGGTAACGGTAGACCTGCATCAGGAACCGATGGAAGAAGTGATGAAACGGGTTTTACATAATACCGGTCTCACCTTTAAAACATTGTCTGATGGCCTGATCGCCATTATTCCGGATACAACGATTGTAACTACCGATATCCTGGTCAATGGCCGTGTAACTGATATCACAGGTCATCCGCTACCAGGGGTAAGCATCCGCATTGCCGGCATCAATAAAGGCGCCACCACCAACATGGAAGGAGTTTTCCGGGTAAAGGCACCTTCAACGGCAACACTGATATGCTCTTTCATCGGATACGAAGAACAGAAAATCGGGATCAACAACAGATCCGCATTAGATATTGTGCTGAAAGACGACGCCAGAGGATTGAATGAAATAGTAGTGGTAGCTTATGGCGTTCAAACAAAAGGCTCTTTGACAGGTTCAGCTGTTATGGTTAACACGGCTTTATTTGATAAAGCTCCCCGTAGCAGCTTCCAGGAAAGCTTACAAGGAAATGTCCCGGGACTTCAATCTATGAATGGTTCCGGTCAACCCGGATCGGTACCCAGTATCCGTATCCGTGGTATAGGCTCTATTACTGCCGGCAGTACCCCGCTCTATGTAGTGGACGGCGTACCGGTAGTGACAGATGACCTGACAGATTTTAATGTGAATTCATTGGCCGGTATCAACAGTGCCGACATTGCTTCCATCTCTGTATTAAAAGACGCCGCTTCCGCTTCCATCTATGGTTCCCGCGCCGCCAATGGCGTGATCCTGATCACAACTAAAACAGGCAGACCAGGCAGTACCCGTATTGGTGTCAACGTACAACAGGGCGTCAATAAACTCACCATCCCCAAAAGCAACTACCCGCTCAATACCAGCGAAATGATAGAACTGCTCAGAGAGGGATGGTACAACAAAGGAGATGGCAGCGGAGAAGCCGGATTCCAGAAAGAATTACAGGCCCGTGGCATCGATACCACCATTAATACCAACTGGATGGATTTGCTTACCCGCTCTGGCAGCTACACACAGGCTAATCTTTCTGCAGCCGGTGGTAATGAGAAAACAAAATTCTATGTGTCCGGCGGGTATTATGATTGCAAATCTGCGCTGAGAGGTGTGGACTACCAGCGAATGACAGGGAAGCTGAATCTTAGCAATAATGCTACTGATAAACTTTCTTTTAATGTCAATCTTTCGCTGGTCTATCAGAAAGCCAACGCTGTAGGAGATGTAGGATTGCTGGCCAATCCGGTAAGGTCGCTGGCCCGTATGCAGCCATGGCTGAAAGTCTATAATGCAGACGGTTCCTACGACTTCAGTTATAACACCACATTTAATCCGGTAGCCGTGCTCGACGAGGTAACCCGCATTGGTTCCATTTATGGCCTGCTGGGTGGGGTCGGCGCCAAATACAAATTGAAAGAGGACCTATCGCTGGAAACGAGGATTAGTCTAGACCTGAACTATGCCCGTAGCAATTCATTCTACCCTCCGGGATTCGGAGACGGCAGAAATACCAACGGACGGGCTTATGTCAATAACAACCTGTGGAACAACTGGGTATCCACCAGTATCCTGCGATATAATCACCGTTGGGGTTATCATGGACTGAGTACATTCGCAGGATTTGAGGCGCAACGTACCGGTAATACCGGCAACTCTGCTTCTGCCACCAACTTCCTGCCCGGCAAAAACGAACTTGCCGATGCATCCAAACCGGAAACCATTAGTTCTGTTAATGTTGCCAACTCCCTGACAGGTGTATTCCTCAATACAGGATATGACTATCAGCAAAAATATTATGTCTCCGGCTCCATCAGAAGGGACGCTTCCTCCAGGTTTGGCAAGGAAAAAAGAGGTGCCAACTTCTGGTCACTCGGAGTTGCCTGGAATATCTACAAAGAAGCTTTTATGCAGGATATTCCCGGTATTAACGAATTAAAATTACGTGCTAGCTACGGCAGCAACGGGAACCAGGCTATTGACAATTACGCCTCGTTGTCATTGTACAATCCGGCAAATGATTATGATGGGAAACCGGGGTATGTTTTGAGTCAATACCCCAATCCCTATCTTACCTGGGAACAAAATAAACCCTTCAATGCCGGTATCGATTTTGCCATACTTAAAAATCGTATATCCGGTACCGTAGAATATTATAACAGGGTCACCTCCCGGTTGTTACTGAATGTGCCGGTATCATCCACCAACGGAATTACCACGGTATTCCGCAATAACGGTGAGATGCGTAATACCGGCTGGGAGTTATCACTCAGCACGCGTAACATCGTGGCGCATAATCCGCAGGCATTGTCATGGCGCTCGGACTTTAATATATCTACCTTAAAGAATACCATTACCAGGCTGGACAATCCAATGACCAGTACTATTTATAAGAGGGAAGTAGGCGGCGATTTCTATCAGTTTTACCTCGTGGGGTATGCTGGCGCTGATCCGCAAACGGGAGAAGCACGCTGGTATACCAATGCCGACAAGACCACTACCACTCGTGTCTTCGGGGAAGCGCAGCGCTTCAATCAGGGCAGCGCTCTCCCGAAGTTTTATGGAAGTCTGACGAATTATTTTAGTTATAAAGGCTTTGAGCTCAGCTTTCAGGTTTATTACAACTGGGGCAGCAAAGTATATGACAACTGGGGTTCTTTCACGGAATCCGACGGCAGCGGCGGATTCGGTGCTACCTACAAAATGTCCAGGCGTATTTACGAAAACCGCTGGCAGAAACCCGGTGATATCACCGATATCCCGAAAGTGGTGTTTGGCGGCACACAGACAGGACTTAGCAATCAGGCTTCTTCCAGATTCCTCTATGATGGCAGCTTTATTCGCCTGAGAGATCTGATGCTGGCCTATAACATGCCCAGATCATGGCTGACCCGAACAGGATTGAGTGAAGCCCGGATCTATCTGAGAGGGAACAACCTCTGGACATATGTAAAAGATGCTCAACTAACCATGGACCCGGAAGTGCCGGTGACTGGTGACTATGATCAGCGACCACCCATATTCAAAACATTCCTCGTCGGGGTAGACGTCAATTTTTAA
- a CDS encoding FecR family protein, with amino-acid sequence MEQERIWLLLGRKVSGEATMAELRELEELLVQYPELRYKFSVLSNWPVSLMQEAWESKTENAWQRHMARMERDFVADGQEQEQPATIRKGKRAGLLAALSVLVILLAGFCAFLLNSKTKREAAAEMAEIQTRNGSRSRATLPDGTEVWLNGGSRITYQRDMNNQQKREVLLSGEAFFKVAKDADNPFIVRTNHMVVNVLGTSFNVKAYPNEDQSETSLITGAVEVMLADDPARKVKLIPHQKMVISHTQDGNPKPGLGYSMEQVKIDDQDDMIHETAWCDNFLVFDNESFAAVALKMERWFGVKIHLTDKKLKAYRFTGTFKNESLPQILEALKVTSSFRCQIKGNEVFINQ; translated from the coding sequence ATGGAACAGGAAAGAATTTGGTTATTGCTTGGAAGAAAGGTATCGGGCGAAGCCACGATGGCTGAACTGCGCGAGCTGGAAGAGCTATTGGTGCAATATCCGGAGCTAAGGTATAAATTTTCGGTGCTGAGCAACTGGCCCGTGTCTCTGATGCAGGAAGCATGGGAATCAAAAACGGAAAACGCCTGGCAAAGGCATATGGCCAGAATGGAGCGTGATTTTGTTGCAGATGGCCAGGAGCAGGAACAACCCGCTACGATCAGAAAAGGAAAAAGGGCTGGATTGCTGGCAGCCTTATCAGTGTTGGTCATATTGCTGGCTGGTTTTTGTGCCTTTTTGCTCAATAGTAAAACCAAAAGAGAGGCTGCAGCTGAAATGGCTGAAATACAGACCCGCAACGGTTCCCGGTCCCGCGCTACACTGCCGGACGGAACAGAGGTCTGGCTGAACGGCGGAAGCCGCATCACCTACCAGCGGGATATGAATAACCAGCAGAAAAGGGAAGTATTGCTTTCCGGTGAGGCATTCTTTAAAGTAGCAAAGGACGCAGACAATCCGTTTATTGTCCGTACCAATCATATGGTGGTCAATGTACTGGGGACTTCTTTTAACGTTAAAGCATACCCCAACGAAGATCAGTCAGAGACATCCCTGATCACAGGGGCCGTGGAAGTGATGCTGGCAGATGATCCGGCCCGCAAAGTGAAGCTGATACCTCACCAGAAGATGGTCATCTCCCATACACAGGATGGCAATCCCAAACCTGGACTGGGTTATAGTATGGAACAAGTGAAAATAGACGATCAGGATGATATGATCCATGAAACGGCCTGGTGCGACAACTTCCTGGTGTTTGACAATGAAAGTTTTGCTGCCGTGGCGTTGAAAATGGAACGCTGGTTTGGCGTAAAAATACATCTTACGGATAAAAAGCTGAAGGCATACCGGTTTACGGGCACCTTTAAAAATGAATCACTTCCACAGATATTGGAAGCGCTGAAGGTTACATCATCATTCCGTTGCCAGATAAAGGGCAACGAGGTATTTATCAACCAGTAG
- a CDS encoding RNA polymerase sigma-70 factor: MREDVNIQLLAERIASLGDEQAYKALFRLFYKPLSQFAYSIVKSWESAEEVASDVFVNIWKHRERLLQVQNLKVYLYVSTKNIALNYLTRASRTQHFSLDELEVDFSTGYATPEQIFISGEMVKRIEAAVNQLPPKRKMIFKLIREDGLKYKEVAQILDISVNTIDVHMAQALKKISEVINLNFTQSK, translated from the coding sequence TTGAGGGAGGACGTGAATATACAACTGCTGGCGGAACGCATTGCATCGCTGGGCGATGAACAGGCTTATAAAGCGCTGTTCCGGCTTTTCTACAAACCACTTAGCCAGTTTGCCTATTCTATCGTGAAATCCTGGGAGTCAGCAGAAGAGGTGGCGTCCGATGTGTTTGTGAACATCTGGAAACATCGTGAAAGACTGCTCCAGGTACAGAATCTGAAGGTATACCTGTATGTGTCCACCAAAAATATTGCGCTCAACTATTTGACCCGTGCATCGAGAACACAGCATTTCAGTTTGGATGAGCTGGAAGTGGATTTCAGTACCGGTTATGCCACACCGGAACAGATCTTTATCTCCGGGGAAATGGTAAAACGCATTGAGGCCGCAGTCAACCAGCTTCCTCCTAAAAGAAAAATGATCTTCAAACTTATCCGGGAAGACGGGTTGAAATACAAAGAAGTAGCGCAGATACTGGACATTTCCGTGAACACCATCGATGTACACATGGCCCAGGCGCTAAAAAAAATCAGTGAGGTGATCAACCTCAATTTTACCCAATCAAAATAG
- a CDS encoding DMT family protein has translation MRTVILLTISNTFMTFAWYGHLKHQDVALWKVILISWGIAFFEYCFMVPANRFGAMEGFTGFQLKTIQEVITLTVFSVFAVFFLKEPLRWNYLVSFMFLIGAVYFMFKK, from the coding sequence ATGCGCACAGTCATTCTGCTGACCATCTCCAATACCTTTATGACCTTTGCCTGGTACGGACACCTCAAACACCAGGATGTTGCACTGTGGAAAGTAATCCTGATCAGCTGGGGTATCGCTTTTTTTGAATACTGCTTTATGGTACCGGCCAACCGTTTTGGAGCGATGGAAGGATTCACCGGGTTTCAACTCAAAACAATCCAGGAAGTGATTACCCTTACCGTATTCAGTGTGTTTGCCGTATTTTTTCTGAAGGAGCCCTTACGTTGGAATTATCTTGTATCATTCATGTTTCTGATCGGGGCAGTATACTTTATGTTTAAGAAATAA
- a CDS encoding helix-turn-helix domain-containing protein produces the protein MENNHQGARKYSSEFIADVMASITPLESLQVETRFVLAGRIAGIMDSQRLSNKELAARMGKNPSEISRWLSGTHNFTIDTLSEIAIALEVPVMEFFIPSQPKVIQDVQLTVSSENISSNSSSFYPVYHI, from the coding sequence ATGGAAAACAATCATCAGGGGGCCCGGAAATACAGCAGTGAATTTATTGCTGATGTTATGGCCAGTATTACACCGCTGGAAAGCCTGCAGGTAGAAACGAGGTTTGTACTGGCAGGCCGTATCGCCGGTATTATGGACTCCCAGAGACTGAGCAATAAGGAACTGGCCGCCAGAATGGGGAAAAACCCGTCGGAGATTTCCCGATGGCTGAGCGGTACCCACAACTTCACCATCGATACGCTATCGGAAATAGCTATCGCGCTGGAAGTGCCTGTTATGGAGTTTTTTATACCTTCTCAACCCAAAGTTATCCAGGACGTACAATTGACAGTCAGCTCCGAAAATATTTCTTCCAATAGTTCATCATTCTATCCGGTCTATCATATTTAA
- a CDS encoding peptidase associated/transthyretin-like domain-containing protein, whose protein sequence is MKKTITGMFALAAMVVGMSSFRSADATTVRSLDSASIKIDSLSAADSLARFGSLSLAGLDSAARIDSFTSVDSISRMDSLSRGFTGLDSVKGMDSLRAVEGGSITGKVTPAEGAIAVEADNGSEKLKGAVSSGSFAIPAAKAGTYTITIHGKAPFKNAVIKDVKVEDGKATDLGEIKLEQ, encoded by the coding sequence ATGAAAAAAACAATCACAGGAATGTTCGCTTTAGCTGCAATGGTAGTAGGAATGTCTTCGTTCAGAAGCGCGGATGCAACGACTGTCAGGTCTTTGGATAGTGCTTCAATCAAAATTGATTCTCTGTCTGCAGCAGATTCATTAGCCCGCTTTGGATCTCTTTCCCTGGCAGGACTGGATTCAGCGGCGCGTATTGATTCGTTCACCAGTGTAGATTCCATTTCCCGTATGGACTCTCTTTCCCGTGGCTTTACAGGCCTGGATTCTGTTAAGGGTATGGACTCCCTCCGCGCAGTGGAAGGTGGTTCTATCACTGGTAAAGTTACACCTGCCGAAGGCGCTATTGCAGTAGAAGCCGATAACGGTAGTGAAAAACTGAAAGGTGCCGTTTCCAGCGGTTCTTTCGCAATTCCGGCTGCCAAAGCTGGTACCTACACCATCACTATCCATGGTAAGGCGCCTTTTAAAAACGCCGTTATCAAGGATGTAAAAGTAGAAGATGGTAAGGCTACCGACCTCGGCGAAATCAAGCTGGAACAATAA
- a CDS encoding RNA polymerase sigma-70 factor, with protein MLQLSNDEIVKGIRSRDKEVFEAVFKQFAPSMYNIAYRYVKDEDDANDMVQDVFLNLWKGAENLDERAPINHYLARATVNTCLNRIKKEQRKEVYTKEQMLTASPADNSHSLLEHKELEAQYRSALDKLPEQCRRVFEMSRLKGLSPAEIAEQLNISINTVYAHLTTALKKLRVVLINKE; from the coding sequence ATGTTGCAACTAAGTAACGACGAAATAGTTAAAGGCATCAGAAGCAGGGACAAGGAGGTCTTTGAAGCTGTTTTTAAACAGTTCGCCCCTTCTATGTATAATATTGCCTATCGTTATGTAAAAGATGAAGATGACGCAAACGATATGGTGCAAGACGTATTCCTCAATTTGTGGAAAGGTGCGGAAAATCTGGATGAGCGCGCTCCTATTAATCACTATCTGGCCCGCGCCACTGTGAATACCTGTTTGAACCGTATTAAAAAAGAACAACGGAAAGAAGTATATACAAAAGAACAAATGCTGACAGCCTCTCCTGCTGATAACTCCCATTCCCTGCTGGAACATAAGGAACTGGAAGCACAGTACCGATCTGCCCTCGATAAATTACCGGAACAATGCCGCCGTGTGTTTGAAATGAGCCGTCTTAAAGGCCTGTCCCCGGCTGAAATAGCAGAACAACTGAATATCTCTATTAATACTGTATACGCGCATCTTACCACCGCCCTGAAAAAACTGCGAGTTGTTTTAATTAACAAAGAGTAA